The nucleotide sequence GCGCCCGGAACCCCGAAAAAAAGTGCAAGAAGGACAACGACAAACGATGTCTCAAGGCTGAGTATGATAGATGAGAATATCTCTGGCGATCTGATCACATCGATGAACTCAGTGAACGATGTTGCAGTAAGAAGGCATGCGATTACGGACACAATAAAACCAAAGAATATACCAGCTATCAGGGACAGTAAAATATGAAAATATGAACATGGATATATGGAATTTAACCGCTTTTCGCACAAACCATATCCTGCCATAATCCTCTACCTTCCTTTGGATAGCTTATTTTTCCATCACAAGGAAATCGATCGCATCCTCAAATTGCTTTACCCTGCCACCGCCCTCTGCGATCTTCGCCATCATCCTCTTTTCATCCACTACTTTTACTCCGGCGATCATATCCACACCATAATCAAACAAAACATCAGACATCGGTGTGCCCGGACCAAGAACAATGGTAAATCCCAGGCTCAATTCCAGTAATCGCTCGATCGACTTGTTTATGATCGCAGAACTTGTTATCACAACAATATCCGCTTTTGGAACGAAATGTTCTGATGCGGTATCAGGCAGGTCCCCCTTTTTAGGCTGCTGCTCTATGACCCATAGTTCATCTGCACATTTTCGCAGTTCATCCGCAACCGGAAAATGACCGATCATCGCTATTTTCTTCCCAATGCCGTTCTCAAGGAGGAAATCGTTGACATTTAATTCTTTGCCTTGTGGAGAGATCAACGAGTTGACTGCTGCAAGACCCAGACCTGCTTCTATCATGTTCCATGATCGCAAGTATTCTGCAAGTTCAAGTGCCGTTTTTCCGGTCAGTCTGCCAATATCCCGCACCATGGAATTATGTGGTGCACCAAAATTTTTTGCAACTCCACAGTTTTTACTCAAAACGCCTATCCATGTATAACCAACATGAACATCACGGACTTTTGTATCTGGTAGATCAGATATCAGGTCATCTATCAATTTCATATACATCACTCATTAGTTTCATATGTAGTACTCCCTAACTTTCATCCGGATATGGGACAAAACCGTATTTTTCGTATATCGTCTTGCCTTCATCAGATGTGACGAGATCAACAAAATTTCGTGCATATTCTTTATTTTCCGAAAATGTCAGCACACCTATCGGAATTGTCTTTATGATGTTCTCATTCTCAGGTATCTCTACGACATCCGTTTCATCCAAAGCAAAAAGCACAGATTCCCTCCATGTGATCGCCGCATCCACATCTCCTCTGGATACATAAACGATAAGTGCATTTACAGTGGCACCACGAACGGTGGTGTTTATCTCCACGGCATCCTTAATCCCATTCTTTTCCAGTATATTATTTCCTACTTTGCCGATCGCACTGGCTTTTGGATCTCCCATTGCAAGTCTTACCCCGGGCTTTGTGAGATCTGCCAGACAGGTTATATTCGCAGGATTTCCCTTTTGGACTGCTATTACAGGTACGTGGTAGGCTACGATCTTTTCGTAATCAATAAAACTCTTCTCTTTAGCAATATCTAAATAGTACATTGCCCCTGGCTGGTAGACATCTCCCATTTGCGCCAGTCCGATCTGGTTTAACAGGTGACCTGATCCGGCATAGTTGTAAACGATTGAAATGCCATATTTCTTCTTAAATAGTGTTCCGATCTCATCCATTGGTATTCTCATTCCGGCACCACAATATACCATGAGCGACTGCGGTTTTTCTGCCGC is from ANME-2 cluster archaeon and encodes:
- the modA gene encoding molybdate ABC transporter substrate-binding protein — encoded protein: MKKIAIFAMIMLCSAITLGCIEEKQEQVSTVGETASELTPPAAEKPQSLMVYCGAGMRIPMDEIGTLFKKKYGISIVYNYAGSGHLLNQIGLAQMGDVYQPGAMYYLDIAKEKSFIDYEKIVAYHVPVIAVQKGNPANITCLADLTKPGVRLAMGDPKASAIGKVGNNILEKNGIKDAVEINTTVRGATVNALIVYVSRGDVDAAITWRESVLFALDETDVVEIPENENIIKTIPIGVLTFSENKEYARNFVDLVTSDEGKTIYEKYGFVPYPDES